One window from the genome of Dyadobacter sp. CECT 9275 encodes:
- a CDS encoding chorismate-binding protein — translation MVSVKEEKQVSDLVLLQAEDIWEALVSLGYPGAIWKLPHTRDIKLLISIRDGIKQCQPDIEKLSPGFMLSPFHWEETENVSFMEGDIIITFSETGMLQNIDNHIGEEHPGFKKLIRTALAGIGRRSKSEGINHFMLPGSEDPDARERFKRTVELAVAAIRQNHFHKVVLSRTKELDIDNNFQPITAFQKLAGVYPHAFVSLVNLPENNELWLGATPELLVQQKSGGEFKTMSLAGTQPAKNENGVVVPKYDIRWGEKEIEEQALVSRYIVECFKKIRLREYKETGPKTVLAGNLYHLRTDFEVDSHALHFPELPSVMLRLLHPTSAVCGTPKTASLRFITDIEGYDRSFYSGFLGPVQIEGDSNIFVNLRTVRLKDKKATFYAGAGITEDSIPEKEWEETEMKIDTLLQVITKS, via the coding sequence ATGGTTTCAGTTAAGGAGGAAAAGCAAGTATCGGACCTGGTATTGCTTCAGGCCGAGGATATATGGGAGGCATTGGTGTCGTTAGGATACCCGGGTGCCATATGGAAACTGCCGCACACAAGGGACATAAAATTACTGATTTCCATTCGTGACGGCATCAAACAATGCCAGCCGGATATCGAAAAACTTTCCCCGGGATTCATGCTGAGCCCGTTTCACTGGGAAGAAACCGAAAATGTGAGTTTCATGGAAGGTGATATTATCATCACTTTTTCGGAAACCGGCATGCTGCAGAATATTGATAACCATATCGGAGAGGAGCACCCTGGATTTAAGAAACTGATCCGAACGGCCCTCGCAGGCATTGGCAGACGGAGCAAGTCAGAGGGAATAAACCATTTTATGCTACCCGGGTCGGAAGATCCTGATGCAAGAGAGCGTTTCAAACGTACCGTAGAACTTGCAGTGGCCGCCATCCGGCAAAATCACTTTCATAAGGTAGTATTGTCAAGAACAAAAGAGCTTGATATTGACAATAATTTTCAGCCGATAACCGCATTCCAAAAGCTGGCGGGGGTATATCCCCATGCCTTTGTGTCGCTGGTTAATTTACCAGAAAATAACGAGCTCTGGCTGGGAGCAACGCCGGAACTGCTGGTTCAGCAAAAATCTGGAGGAGAATTCAAAACCATGTCGCTGGCCGGAACACAGCCTGCTAAAAATGAAAATGGTGTGGTTGTGCCCAAGTACGATATCCGCTGGGGAGAAAAAGAGATTGAGGAACAGGCACTTGTGAGCAGGTATATTGTAGAATGTTTCAAGAAGATCAGGTTAAGAGAATATAAGGAAACAGGCCCCAAGACAGTACTGGCAGGAAACCTTTACCATCTGAGAACTGATTTTGAAGTGGATTCCCACGCCCTTCATTTCCCGGAACTACCTTCCGTGATGCTTCGGCTACTCCACCCTACTTCGGCGGTATGCGGTACGCCCAAAACGGCAAGTCTGCGGTTTATTACAGACATTGAAGGCTACGACCGGTCGTTTTACAGCGGCTTCCTGGGCCCGGTTCAGATTGAGGGGGACTCAAATATTTTTGTAAATCTGAGGACGGTACGGTTAAAAGATAAAAAGGCCACTTTCTACGCCGGGGCGGGTATAACCGAAGATTCCATCCCCGAAAAAGAGTGGGAAGAGACCGAAATGAAAATTGATACCTTGCTGCAGGTGATCACAAAATCGTAA
- a CDS encoding efflux RND transporter periplasmic adaptor subunit, with product MNLNVSINKSAALGRLSFTHTISFLILTGTLLAQWGCKEKKDTFQQKNTGPTTVDVIVAKSEKIGDHVEVNGTVVANEFAELRPEVSGLLTFLNVPEGQIVKKGTVIAKINSADLAAQLNKLKVQLQLAETTESRLKKLIEINGVNQADYDAAVNSVNTIQADIRYYQALIDKTIVKAPFTGMVGLRKVSAGAYLTSGSVIATMQQLNQLRIDFTVPEVYQRYVKKGGSVEVNLDPNGQSTQPARIIATEPLVDQSTRNITVRAVLGNVNTSPGSFAKVYLNAGAEKSAILVPTNCIIPEAKSKKIVTVKDGKAAFVVVETGDRQEDYVEITNGLSQGDTVVVSGVLFTRPDAPVKIRNVRSVKVVQAK from the coding sequence ATGAATCTGAATGTTTCAATAAATAAATCTGCAGCCTTAGGCCGACTGTCATTCACCCATACCATTTCTTTTCTCATCCTTACGGGTACGTTGCTCGCTCAATGGGGCTGTAAGGAAAAAAAAGACACATTTCAGCAAAAGAACACCGGCCCCACAACGGTTGATGTGATTGTGGCCAAATCCGAAAAAATCGGAGACCACGTGGAAGTAAATGGTACTGTGGTGGCCAATGAGTTTGCGGAGCTCAGGCCCGAAGTAAGCGGTTTGCTTACTTTTTTAAATGTTCCCGAAGGACAGATCGTCAAAAAAGGTACAGTAATTGCAAAAATAAACAGTGCGGATCTGGCAGCTCAGCTCAACAAACTTAAGGTGCAGTTACAGCTGGCGGAAACGACTGAGAGCCGTTTAAAAAAACTCATTGAAATCAACGGTGTAAACCAGGCCGACTATGACGCTGCCGTTAACTCGGTGAATACCATCCAGGCAGATATTCGTTATTACCAGGCACTTATTGATAAAACAATTGTAAAAGCTCCTTTCACAGGAATGGTTGGTTTAAGGAAAGTGAGTGCAGGAGCCTACCTTACGTCTGGCAGTGTAATCGCTACGATGCAACAACTGAATCAGTTAAGAATTGACTTTACGGTTCCTGAGGTATATCAGCGCTATGTAAAAAAGGGCGGAAGCGTTGAGGTAAATCTGGATCCGAACGGGCAGAGCACGCAACCGGCGCGGATCATCGCAACAGAACCGCTGGTGGACCAAAGTACCAGAAATATTACGGTAAGAGCCGTTCTGGGAAATGTGAATACAAGTCCGGGCTCGTTTGCCAAAGTATACCTGAATGCGGGTGCTGAAAAAAGTGCGATTCTGGTACCTACCAACTGCATTATCCCGGAAGCAAAAAGCAAGAAAATCGTAACGGTTAAAGACGGTAAGGCAGCATTTGTTGTGGTAGAAACGGGCGATCGGCAGGAAGATTATGTGGAGATAACCAATGGACTTTCCCAGGGAGATACCGTGGTGGTTTCAGGTGTACTGTTCACCAGGCCCGATGCACCAGTGAAGATCAGAAACGTGAGAAGTGTAAAAGTGGTACAGGCGAAATAA
- a CDS encoding efflux RND transporter permease subunit, which produces MNISELSLKRPVLAVVMNLLVILFGVVGYNFLSLRDYPAIDPPIVNVRTSYVGANADIIESQITEPLEKSINGIPGVKSISSSSQIGSSNITVEFNLEADLEAAANDVRDKVSQAQRNLPQDIDAPPVVSKADANGDFILMLAVQSPSKGLLELSDYAENVLQQSLQTINGVSSINIFGQKRYAMRIWLDPDKMSAYNISFNDISNTLNAENVELPAGKIYGANTELTIRTMGRLKTEKEFNDLVIKDDSTGIVRLSNVAKVELGPENEEQSWKYNGVYAVGLAVIPQPGANYIEISDEFNKRLAEIQKSNKSDITFNVLIDNTRLVRQSLEEVEETLMISFGLVVIVILFFFRNLLVAVRPLIDIPISLVATFFIMYIFGFSVNILTLLGIVLATGLVVDDGIVVTENIFRKLEMGLPIRKAALEGSKEIFFAVISTSLTLAVVFLPVIFLEGFVGSLFREFGIVVASAVLISAFVSLTITPVLNVVLNRKNTGHGKFYNMTEPFFTGMENGYSRTLRGFMKVRWFAWVLVLICGGIIWYTYKNLQTELAPMEDRNSIRFSMTAPEGTSFDQMQRITDQVSNYLNDSIPEKSFTFSATPGFGGSGVNTAFGRIGLVPAQERKRSQNDIAQAVSKKLPEFNDARIFATQEQTIAVGSGSRGALPVGFILQNLDFNKLSEVLPRFLEEARKDPTFQNVDVNLKFNKPEVQLTIDRLKAKDLGLSTTDIAGTIQAAFSGRRLAYFIMNGQQYQVIGQVERSERNKPGDIEKLYVRNSRGENIPVSAVTHLAEESGPPTIYHYNRYKSATVSASLTEGKTIGDGVAAMRAIANRLLDESFQTSLSGPSRDFEESSSNTSFAFGLALLLVYLVLAGQFESFTDPFIIMITVPLALAGALLSLYIFGLTINIFSQIGMIMLIGLVTKNGILIVEFANQKREQGMERLEAAIESATQRLRPILMTSLATAFGALPIALSLGAAATSRVPLGVVIVGGLMFSLILTLFVIPAVYTFISPKKHKVTEEEKMAEELAA; this is translated from the coding sequence ATGAATATATCAGAATTATCACTCAAAAGGCCGGTGCTTGCGGTTGTGATGAACCTGCTCGTCATCCTGTTCGGGGTGGTAGGTTATAATTTTTTATCACTCCGGGATTACCCTGCCATTGATCCACCGATTGTTAACGTAAGGACAAGTTACGTGGGTGCCAACGCGGACATTATAGAAAGCCAGATCACCGAACCGCTGGAGAAGAGCATCAACGGGATACCCGGAGTAAAAAGTATCAGTTCGTCCAGCCAGATCGGGTCCAGCAATATTACGGTAGAATTCAACCTCGAGGCTGATCTCGAAGCCGCCGCAAACGACGTGCGCGATAAGGTGAGCCAGGCGCAGCGGAACCTACCACAGGATATAGACGCTCCGCCCGTTGTGAGTAAAGCAGATGCCAACGGAGATTTTATTCTGATGCTTGCCGTACAAAGCCCTTCAAAAGGACTTCTTGAACTAAGTGATTATGCGGAAAATGTACTGCAACAGAGCCTACAGACTATTAACGGCGTGAGCTCTATCAACATATTCGGGCAGAAAAGGTATGCCATGCGGATCTGGCTCGATCCCGACAAAATGAGCGCCTACAATATTTCCTTTAATGATATCAGCAATACCCTGAATGCCGAAAACGTGGAGCTTCCGGCAGGTAAGATTTACGGTGCCAATACCGAGCTCACCATCCGAACGATGGGAAGGCTTAAAACCGAAAAAGAATTCAACGACCTGGTGATCAAGGACGATAGTACCGGGATAGTGAGGCTCAGCAATGTGGCCAAGGTGGAACTCGGTCCCGAAAACGAAGAACAGAGCTGGAAATACAACGGGGTGTATGCCGTTGGCCTCGCCGTTATTCCCCAGCCTGGTGCCAACTACATTGAAATATCGGACGAGTTTAACAAACGTCTGGCCGAAATTCAGAAGTCCAACAAATCAGATATTACTTTCAATGTACTGATCGATAACACGAGACTGGTGCGGCAGTCGCTGGAAGAGGTAGAAGAAACCCTCATGATCTCTTTCGGGCTGGTGGTTATCGTGATCCTGTTTTTCTTCCGCAATCTGCTGGTTGCAGTCCGCCCCCTGATTGATATTCCCATATCACTGGTTGCAACGTTTTTTATCATGTACATTTTCGGCTTCTCCGTCAATATCCTTACGCTGCTGGGTATTGTACTGGCAACAGGCCTGGTGGTGGACGACGGGATTGTAGTAACCGAGAACATTTTCCGAAAATTGGAAATGGGGCTGCCTATCCGAAAGGCCGCACTGGAAGGTAGCAAAGAAATTTTCTTCGCTGTTATTTCCACGTCGTTGACACTGGCTGTGGTTTTCCTCCCGGTTATTTTTCTGGAAGGTTTTGTGGGCAGTTTGTTCCGGGAATTTGGAATTGTGGTTGCATCCGCCGTTCTCATTTCCGCATTTGTTTCGCTCACCATTACACCTGTACTGAACGTAGTGCTGAACAGGAAAAATACAGGCCATGGCAAGTTTTACAACATGACCGAACCCTTTTTCACAGGGATGGAAAATGGCTACAGCCGCACATTAAGGGGATTTATGAAAGTACGATGGTTTGCCTGGGTACTGGTATTGATTTGCGGAGGGATTATCTGGTATACCTATAAAAACCTTCAGACGGAACTCGCTCCTATGGAAGACAGAAACAGCATCCGGTTTTCAATGACGGCCCCCGAAGGAACCAGTTTCGATCAGATGCAGCGCATTACGGACCAGGTATCCAACTACCTGAACGACTCCATCCCCGAAAAATCTTTTACATTTTCTGCGACGCCGGGTTTTGGCGGTAGTGGTGTAAATACTGCCTTTGGACGTATTGGGCTCGTACCTGCGCAGGAAAGGAAACGAAGCCAGAACGACATTGCTCAGGCCGTCAGTAAAAAACTTCCTGAATTTAACGATGCCCGGATTTTTGCAACACAGGAACAAACCATTGCGGTTGGAAGCGGTTCAAGAGGAGCTTTGCCCGTAGGATTTATCCTTCAAAATCTCGATTTCAATAAACTGAGCGAGGTACTTCCCCGCTTTCTTGAAGAAGCCCGAAAAGACCCTACTTTCCAGAATGTGGATGTTAACCTGAAATTTAACAAACCGGAAGTTCAGCTCACCATAGACCGTCTCAAAGCCAAAGACCTGGGACTTTCCACGACCGACATTGCAGGTACCATTCAAGCTGCTTTTAGCGGAAGACGGCTGGCATACTTTATCATGAACGGCCAACAGTATCAGGTAATCGGCCAGGTAGAGCGCTCGGAGCGGAACAAACCCGGGGATATAGAAAAGCTGTATGTCCGCAACAGCCGTGGTGAAAATATCCCGGTATCAGCGGTAACACACCTTGCGGAGGAGAGTGGCCCTCCGACCATTTATCACTATAACCGTTATAAAAGCGCTACGGTATCTGCGTCGCTGACAGAAGGCAAAACCATCGGAGACGGTGTAGCGGCCATGCGTGCCATTGCAAACCGCCTGCTGGACGAAAGTTTTCAGACCTCCCTCAGCGGCCCATCCCGGGATTTCGAAGAAAGCTCCTCCAATACTAGTTTTGCGTTTGGGTTAGCCCTTCTGCTTGTGTATCTGGTACTGGCAGGCCAGTTCGAGAGCTTCACTGACCCTTTTATTATCATGATCACCGTTCCGCTGGCCCTGGCGGGTGCGCTGCTGAGCTTGTACATTTTTGGGCTGACGATCAACATATTCTCTCAGATAGGGATGATCATGCTGATAGGTCTCGTAACAAAAAACGGAATTTTGATCGTTGAATTTGCTAACCAGAAACGGGAACAAGGTATGGAACGGCTTGAAGCAGCAATTGAAT